A window of the Proteus terrae subsp. cibarius genome harbors these coding sequences:
- a CDS encoding TerD family protein — translation MAVSLVKGGNVSLTKEAPTMSVAMVGLGWDARVTDGAEFDLDASVFMVGEDGKVLSDASFIFFNNKVSQCASVEHQGDNRTGEGDGDDEQVKITLSKVPAEVKKLVFAVTIYDAENRKQNFGMVSNSFMRVYNNDNNTEIARFDLSEDASTETAMIFGELYRHGAEWKFKAVGQGFAGGLGALAAQHGVNI, via the coding sequence ATGGCAGTTTCCCTCGTTAAAGGTGGTAATGTTTCTCTGACTAAAGAAGCACCAACAATGTCGGTTGCTATGGTTGGTCTAGGATGGGATGCCCGCGTGACTGATGGCGCAGAGTTTGATTTAGATGCGTCAGTGTTCATGGTAGGTGAAGATGGAAAAGTACTTTCAGACGCAAGTTTTATCTTCTTTAATAATAAAGTGAGTCAATGCGCAAGCGTTGAACACCAAGGAGATAACCGTACTGGGGAAGGCGATGGTGATGATGAGCAAGTAAAAATCACCTTATCAAAAGTCCCTGCTGAAGTGAAAAAACTGGTATTCGCAGTCACTATTTATGATGCAGAAAACCGTAAACAAAACTTTGGTATGGTCAGCAACAGTTTTATGCGCGTTTATAATAACGACAATAATACTGAAATTGCACGCTTTGATCTTTCTGAAGATGCATCAACAGAAACCGCAATGATCTTTGGTGAGTTATATCGCCATGGTGCAGAGTGGAAATTCAAAGCAGTTGGTCAAGGTTTTGCGGGTGGTTTAGGTGCGTTAGCAGCACAACACGGCGTAAATATCTAA
- a CDS encoding TerD family protein → MVSLSKNQTVSLSKQAPTLSHLMFGLGWDPIKKKGLLGGLFGGGGSIDLDASCVLLDASGNQIDTIWFRKLKSSCQSVIHSGDNLTGDGDGDDETIFVDLDRLPTNVEYLVFTVNSFRGQTFNEVENAFCRVVDKTTNKELVRYTLTEQGSHTGIVIASLQRNHGQWDFTAFGAPCKGRVINDMMPDIVATVVR, encoded by the coding sequence ATGGTTTCATTAAGCAAGAATCAAACAGTTTCTCTCAGTAAACAAGCACCTACACTGAGCCATTTAATGTTTGGTTTGGGCTGGGATCCGATTAAGAAAAAAGGATTATTAGGCGGTCTTTTTGGTGGTGGTGGTTCTATTGATTTAGATGCAAGTTGCGTATTGCTTGACGCAAGTGGCAATCAAATCGATACCATTTGGTTTAGAAAATTAAAATCAAGTTGTCAGTCAGTTATTCACTCTGGTGATAACTTAACTGGTGACGGTGATGGTGATGATGAAACAATTTTCGTTGATTTAGATCGTTTACCGACAAATGTTGAATATTTGGTATTCACAGTAAATAGTTTCCGTGGACAAACATTTAATGAAGTTGAAAACGCATTCTGCCGTGTTGTTGATAAAACAACTAACAAAGAGTTAGTCCGTTATACCTTAACAGAGCAAGGCTCTCATACAGGTATCGTGATTGCTTCTTTGCAACGTAATCATGGTCAATGGGATTTCACTGCGTTTGGTGCGCCTTGTAAAGGTCGTGTTATTAACGACATGATGCCTGATATTGTGGCTACGGTGGTGCGATAA
- a CDS encoding tellurite resistance TerB family protein has protein sequence MSFFNKLKEGFNTGRSELAKQVGRFKNKKFMQGTVAICARIAIASDGVSSEEKQKMLGFLKASDELKVFDTSEVIEFFNKLILSFEFDTEVGKGETMKYILAMKDQPEAAQLAIRVGIAVAKSDGDFDNDEKEAVRAIAIALGFEPAEFGL, from the coding sequence ATGAGTTTTTTTAACAAATTAAAAGAAGGTTTTAATACAGGCCGTTCTGAGTTAGCCAAGCAAGTTGGTCGCTTTAAAAATAAAAAATTTATGCAAGGTACTGTTGCGATTTGTGCACGTATCGCCATTGCTAGTGACGGTGTAAGTTCTGAAGAAAAACAGAAGATGCTTGGTTTTTTAAAAGCATCGGATGAACTTAAAGTATTTGATACTTCTGAAGTTATCGAATTCTTTAATAAGCTAATCCTGAGTTTCGAGTTTGATACCGAAGTCGGTAAAGGCGAAACCATGAAGTATATTCTGGCAATGAAAGATCAGCCAGAAGCTGCGCAATTAGCTATTCGTGTCGGTATTGCTGTTGCGAAAAGTGATGGTGATTTTGACAATGATGAAAAAGAAGCGGTGCGTGCTATTGCCATTGCATTAGGCTTTGAGCCCGCAGAATTTGGTTTGTAA
- a CDS encoding ATP-grasp domain-containing protein, with protein sequence MNNTIWFMEGLSSQRDIIQSVKDFAKQQHQEIFVLASHRHTRNEILSLADGAFYEPLEETLRLKFIADVVKQHQVSVIHTGRNSAWFELHRQEIESLGVKLTTGATQLEQLQLADNKVAFAQAMEQCGLPTVPSIYIESIDDLKEHIKEPPFGETPLCIKPVKGIYGMGFWRFDNQVSPMALFNHPENRQVNPQQYLDALKAVERFEPLVLMPYLPGPEYSVDMVVEQGNVIAAVARRKEGAIQHLEISGEAYELGKACATAMKADGLVNVQTRNNHQGRPLLLEINMRPSGGIGYTQHCGINLAGIFALRQLGLMSIEEAQAQNNHFTPTKIRSITDSIVFNSTLTNLISTDNN encoded by the coding sequence ATGAATAACACAATTTGGTTTATGGAAGGTTTATCATCACAACGCGATATAATTCAAAGTGTTAAAGACTTTGCAAAACAGCAGCACCAAGAGATCTTTGTGCTTGCATCTCATCGTCATACTCGAAATGAGATTTTATCGCTTGCTGATGGGGCTTTTTATGAACCTCTTGAAGAGACATTACGCTTAAAATTTATCGCTGATGTTGTAAAACAGCACCAAGTCAGTGTCATTCACACGGGCCGTAATAGCGCATGGTTTGAATTACATCGCCAAGAAATTGAGTCGTTGGGGGTCAAATTAACAACCGGAGCCACACAACTTGAACAGCTTCAGTTAGCTGATAATAAAGTCGCCTTTGCACAAGCAATGGAACAATGTGGACTTCCCACGGTACCTTCTATTTACATTGAATCGATCGATGACTTAAAAGAGCATATAAAAGAGCCTCCTTTTGGTGAAACTCCTTTATGTATCAAACCTGTAAAAGGGATTTATGGCATGGGTTTTTGGCGTTTTGATAATCAAGTTTCGCCGATGGCACTGTTTAATCACCCAGAAAATCGCCAAGTCAATCCTCAACAATATCTTGATGCATTAAAAGCGGTTGAGCGTTTTGAACCTTTAGTCTTAATGCCTTATTTACCGGGTCCAGAATACTCGGTGGATATGGTGGTTGAGCAAGGTAATGTTATTGCCGCTGTTGCTCGACGCAAAGAGGGTGCAATACAGCATTTGGAAATTTCAGGTGAAGCTTATGAATTAGGTAAAGCGTGCGCAACAGCGATGAAAGCCGATGGGCTTGTGAATGTGCAGACTCGAAATAATCATCAAGGTCGCCCGCTCTTACTTGAAATTAATATGCGCCCTTCTGGTGGTATTGGTTATACCCAACATTGTGGAATTAACCTTGCAGGTATTTTTGCTTTACGCCAATTAGGATTAATGAGTATTGAAGAGGCTCAAGCCCAAAATAACCATTTTACACCAACAAAAATACGCTCAATCACCGATTCTATTGTTTTCAATTCAACGTTAACAAACTTAATCAGTACGGATAATAATTAA
- a CDS encoding fimbrial protein gives MKPIIKNSLALILLLFPVAEVMAKSDVTCTVDKPTQQLHITVSGSVFLGPDAPVGSVIYQSYVDTAQYYYSYNCSADRSNLDDVYRFVMTESTKMLSISGTPVVGAGLPSNVFQTNLPGVGIQFYTMKDKNRSLKIGESVDMSGEVVREFSKATIGDNVNSVNYWSKPYLSFVLIKTGPITPGNAQFTARNQTTIHMPNTRLDHVIAPDFPFTFFDVFITGNVNVMSSTCRTQDYTVNLGSHETTTLPAKGSTTKWINSDIILTNCPAFRGYYSGRKGNIISTEVKQTFPERDPNELRVTIKPVNPTIPEYPGTFKVNDVPGAAKGVGIQLAFGDVGEDFVKFNTPTAFAQPITEKAGVVSVPLRARYIRVDDRLSAGSANGAATFMIEYY, from the coding sequence ATGAAGCCTATTATTAAAAACTCATTAGCCTTAATACTTCTACTTTTCCCTGTTGCGGAAGTAATGGCTAAATCAGATGTGACATGTACAGTAGATAAACCAACGCAACAATTACATATTACTGTAAGTGGTTCGGTTTTTTTAGGTCCTGACGCTCCTGTTGGTAGTGTCATTTACCAATCTTATGTTGATACAGCTCAATACTATTATAGCTATAACTGTAGTGCTGATCGTTCAAATCTTGATGATGTTTATCGATTTGTTATGACTGAATCAACTAAAATGCTCTCTATATCCGGCACTCCTGTTGTAGGAGCAGGGCTCCCAAGTAACGTATTTCAGACCAATTTACCAGGAGTTGGGATCCAATTTTATACTATGAAGGACAAAAATCGGTCCTTGAAAATTGGTGAAAGTGTAGATATGTCAGGCGAAGTAGTGCGTGAATTTAGTAAAGCCACTATTGGCGATAATGTTAATTCTGTTAACTACTGGTCTAAACCTTATCTATCTTTTGTTTTGATTAAAACAGGTCCAATAACACCAGGCAATGCGCAATTTACAGCGCGTAATCAAACTACTATACATATGCCAAACACAAGGCTTGATCACGTTATTGCACCTGATTTTCCATTTACTTTTTTTGATGTCTTTATTACGGGTAACGTAAATGTAATGTCATCAACCTGCCGAACACAAGATTATACAGTTAATCTTGGCTCTCATGAAACAACTACACTTCCAGCCAAAGGGAGTACAACTAAATGGATAAATTCCGATATTATATTAACCAATTGTCCTGCTTTTAGAGGTTATTATTCAGGAAGAAAAGGAAATATTATTTCAACTGAAGTTAAACAAACCTTTCCTGAACGCGATCCTAATGAGCTAAGAGTAACAATAAAGCCTGTTAACCCAACTATTCCTGAATATCCGGGAACTTTTAAAGTAAATGATGTACCGGGTGCAGCAAAAGGTGTAGGGATCCAACTTGCATTTGGTGATGTCGGTGAAGATTTTGTTAAATTTAATACGCCAACCGCCTTTGCACAGCCGATCACTGAAAAAGCGGGGGTCGTGAGTGTTCCATTACGAGCGCGCTATATTCGTGTTGATGACCGATTATCCGCAGGTTCCGCCAATGGTGCAGCGACCTTTATGATTGAATATTATTAA
- a CDS encoding TerC/Alx family metal homeostasis membrane protein — protein MVSTHIGFPTETVIVFVVLAIGAIFIDLFMHRADKPITLKNAIFWSIFWVAIAMAFAGFLYIHHGAEVASLFVTGYALEKVLSVDNLFVMMAIFSWFAVPDRFRHRVLYWGIIGAIVFRGIFVAIGTGLLSLGPYVEIVFALIVAWTAVMMLKSGDDSEEIEDYSQHLAYRLVKRFFPIWPKITGHAFVLTQKEVDAELAKPENKEITIGRGTKAALYATPLMLCVAVVELSDVMFAFDSVPAIIAVSREPLIVYSAMMFAILGLRTLYFVLEALKQYLIYLEKAVIVLLFFIAAKLGLNATDHIWQHGYSISATTSLFVVLGVLALGIIASFVFPEKKDDEGKTN, from the coding sequence ATGGTATCCACACATATTGGTTTTCCGACAGAAACTGTCATTGTCTTTGTAGTACTTGCGATTGGCGCTATTTTTATCGACTTATTTATGCATCGTGCAGATAAGCCGATAACGTTAAAGAATGCCATATTTTGGTCTATATTCTGGGTTGCCATTGCAATGGCATTTGCAGGATTCCTTTATATTCATCATGGTGCAGAAGTTGCGAGCTTATTCGTAACAGGTTATGCCTTAGAGAAAGTGCTTTCCGTTGATAACTTGTTTGTCATGATGGCGATTTTCTCTTGGTTTGCTGTACCTGACCGCTTCCGCCACCGCGTTCTTTATTGGGGTATCATCGGGGCCATCGTTTTCCGTGGGATCTTTGTTGCCATCGGTACAGGACTGTTAAGTTTAGGACCATATGTTGAGATTGTATTTGCCTTAATCGTTGCTTGGACGGCAGTTATGATGCTGAAAAGCGGTGATGATAGTGAAGAGATTGAAGACTATTCACAACATCTTGCTTATCGCTTAGTTAAACGATTTTTCCCTATATGGCCAAAAATCACAGGGCACGCTTTCGTATTAACACAAAAAGAAGTCGATGCTGAACTAGCAAAACCAGAAAACAAAGAAATTACTATCGGTCGTGGTACAAAAGCGGCGTTATATGCAACACCACTTATGCTGTGTGTGGCGGTTGTAGAGCTTTCCGATGTGATGTTTGCTTTCGACTCGGTTCCCGCTATTATCGCAGTAAGCCGTGAACCCCTTATTGTTTATAGTGCAATGATGTTCGCAATCTTAGGCTTACGTACGCTTTACTTCGTGTTAGAAGCGTTAAAACAGTATCTGATTTACCTTGAAAAAGCGGTTATTGTGTTGTTGTTCTTTATTGCTGCAAAACTGGGTTTAAATGCAACAGATCATATCTGGCAACATGGATACAGCATCTCCGCGACAACTAGCCTATTTGTTGTGCTAGGTGTTCTTGCTCTGGGTATTATCGCAAGTTTTGTATTCCCAGAGAAAAAAGATGATGAAGGTAAGACAAATTAA
- a CDS encoding phosphoribosyltransferase domain-containing protein — MSDSSVYRRPLSCGTLSVTPNCPIELLDELFDIAERRNPKRAFLFVSKVLGRHIPVSPKKMRETYQKLAGQFPDSLEGPILFIGMAETAVGLGAGVFDEVRNRYQKAIYLTSTRHPVDQGELLCEFKENHSHATDHLLYLPKTAEQRQWVQQAKTVVLIDDEATTGNTFINLLSALREEGGLTHIEQVIAVTLTDWSGDSIAERSPLPIKTLSLVQGKWQWDADPNAPLPVMPNVNITASGQVAITGKQSWGRLGMTTPASDLGLSINASLGEKILVLGSGEFVWEPFLLAERLEKQGAIVKYSSTTRSPISTNFAIQSAITFTDNYGLGIPNFVYNVAHQQFDRILLCCETPAESIDQQLIEALNKVAPIVEVISYD, encoded by the coding sequence ATGAGTGACTCATCCGTTTATCGTCGCCCTCTTTCTTGTGGCACATTAAGTGTGACGCCAAATTGCCCTATTGAGTTACTTGATGAATTATTTGATATTGCAGAAAGACGCAATCCTAAGCGTGCATTTTTATTTGTCAGTAAAGTATTGGGGCGTCATATTCCTGTTTCACCGAAAAAAATGCGTGAAACCTATCAAAAGCTTGCCGGTCAATTTCCTGACTCACTTGAAGGCCCTATTCTGTTTATTGGTATGGCAGAAACCGCAGTCGGTTTAGGTGCTGGCGTTTTTGATGAAGTGAGAAATCGCTATCAAAAAGCCATTTATTTAACATCAACACGTCATCCTGTTGATCAGGGTGAATTGCTGTGTGAATTTAAAGAAAATCACAGCCACGCGACCGATCACTTACTCTATTTGCCTAAAACAGCAGAGCAACGCCAGTGGGTACAACAAGCAAAAACGGTTGTATTAATTGATGATGAAGCCACTACGGGTAATACCTTTATTAACCTGCTTTCAGCACTACGTGAAGAAGGCGGATTAACCCATATTGAGCAGGTTATCGCTGTAACCTTGACTGATTGGAGTGGTGATTCTATTGCTGAGCGCTCTCCATTACCGATTAAGACTCTCTCTTTAGTTCAAGGGAAATGGCAATGGGATGCCGATCCGAATGCGCCTTTACCTGTTATGCCTAATGTTAATATTACTGCATCCGGGCAAGTTGCGATCACCGGTAAACAGAGCTGGGGTCGATTAGGAATGACAACACCGGCAAGCGATCTAGGCTTATCCATCAATGCTTCTTTGGGTGAAAAGATCCTTGTTTTAGGATCAGGAGAATTTGTCTGGGAACCGTTCTTACTCGCTGAACGTCTTGAAAAACAAGGTGCTATCGTAAAATATAGCTCGACAACCCGTTCACCTATTTCAACTAATTTTGCTATTCAATCAGCGATTACATTTACTGATAATTATGGTTTAGGTATTCCTAACTTCGTCTATAACGTGGCTCATCAACAATTTGATCGCATTTTGCTTTGTTGTGAAACACCAGCCGAAAGTATTGACCAACAACTGATTGAAGCCCTCAATAAAGTTGCCCCTATTGTTGAGGTAATCAGTTATGACTAA
- a CDS encoding TerD family protein — translation MNMTPGGNLPVPNQTLIVRIQSGAPVDVSAFRLYASGKVNGDSDMVFYGQTASDDRTVIYATAGNSTSFTIDLTRLRPDVEKIAFTATCDGQQTIANLQRLSIQVDANNEVVANGNVDINGRPEAALILGELYRRNGSWKFRFIAQGFNGGLKPLAEHFGVDIADPAPTPAPAPTPKPAPAPTPAPSSVNLSKVSLTKEKPAISLTKKDDFGKIRINLDWHRESKSGGSGLLGGLFGGNKGIDLDIGAFVELQQGHKSVIQALGNGFGDFNRIPYVELQGDDRTGDVAGGEWIFVNGREWKNIKQVLIFAFIYEGVPNWSKTDGVVTIHVPDQPPIETRLTDGNNGRGMCAIARLVNENGSIKVERLNEFFKGHRDMDNAYGWGFRWTAGSK, via the coding sequence ATGAATATGACTCCAGGTGGGAACTTACCTGTTCCTAATCAAACATTAATCGTTAGAATTCAATCAGGTGCACCTGTTGATGTTTCTGCTTTTAGACTTTATGCGTCAGGTAAAGTGAATGGCGACTCCGATATGGTGTTTTATGGGCAAACTGCGAGTGATGATCGTACTGTTATTTATGCCACGGCAGGTAACAGCACATCATTTACCATAGATTTAACCCGTTTACGTCCAGATGTTGAAAAAATTGCGTTTACGGCAACCTGTGATGGCCAGCAAACAATTGCAAATTTACAACGATTATCGATTCAAGTTGATGCTAATAACGAAGTTGTAGCGAACGGTAATGTTGATATTAACGGTCGTCCAGAAGCAGCATTAATTTTAGGTGAATTGTATCGTCGTAATGGTAGTTGGAAGTTCCGTTTTATTGCTCAAGGATTTAACGGCGGTTTAAAACCACTTGCTGAACATTTTGGTGTTGATATTGCAGATCCTGCTCCAACGCCAGCACCAGCACCAACACCGAAACCGGCGCCAGCTCCAACGCCAGCGCCAAGTTCGGTGAACTTGAGTAAGGTCTCTTTAACCAAAGAGAAACCAGCGATCAGCCTCACGAAGAAAGATGACTTCGGTAAAATTCGAATCAACCTTGATTGGCATCGTGAAAGCAAAAGCGGGGGCTCTGGGTTATTAGGTGGATTGTTCGGTGGCAATAAAGGTATCGACTTAGATATTGGTGCATTCGTCGAACTTCAACAAGGGCATAAATCTGTTATTCAGGCATTAGGAAACGGGTTTGGCGATTTTAATCGTATTCCTTATGTTGAATTACAAGGCGATGATCGCACCGGTGATGTTGCTGGTGGTGAATGGATCTTTGTGAATGGGCGTGAATGGAAAAATATCAAGCAAGTACTGATTTTCGCGTTTATTTATGAAGGTGTGCCGAATTGGAGCAAGACTGATGGTGTGGTCACTATTCATGTGCCAGATCAACCACCTATCGAAACACGCTTAACTGATGGTAATAATGGTCGTGGCATGTGTGCGATTGCCCGACTCGTTAATGAGAACGGATCAATAAAAGTTGAACGTCTCAATGAGTTTTTTAAAGGCCACCGTGATATGGATAATGCGTACGGGTGGGGGTTTCGCTGGACAGCGGGCTCTAAGTGA
- a CDS encoding TerD family protein, protein MSVSLSKGGNVSLSKAAPTMKNVLVGLGWDARSTDGQDFDLDASVFLLAANGKVRSDADFIFYNNLRSADGSVVHTGDNRTGEGDGDDEALKIKLDMIPNDVDKVIFVVTIHDAQARRQSFGQVSGAFIRLVNDDNQIEVARYDLTEDASTETAMLFGELYRHNAEWKFRAVGQGYAGGLGSVCAQYGINAS, encoded by the coding sequence ATGAGCGTTTCTCTTTCTAAAGGTGGTAATGTCTCTCTGAGCAAAGCAGCCCCAACGATGAAAAACGTCCTTGTCGGACTTGGTTGGGATGCCCGTTCTACAGATGGTCAAGATTTTGACTTAGATGCGTCTGTATTTCTGTTAGCTGCAAATGGAAAAGTGCGTAGCGATGCCGATTTCATTTTTTATAATAACTTAAGATCTGCTGATGGTTCTGTTGTTCACACTGGTGACAACCGTACCGGTGAAGGCGATGGTGATGATGAAGCGCTGAAAATCAAATTAGACATGATCCCGAATGATGTCGATAAGGTTATCTTCGTTGTGACTATCCATGATGCGCAAGCTCGTCGCCAAAGCTTTGGCCAGGTATCAGGTGCATTTATTCGTTTAGTTAATGATGACAACCAAATTGAAGTTGCTCGTTATGACTTAACTGAAGATGCATCAACAGAAACAGCAATGTTATTTGGTGAACTATATCGCCATAACGCGGAGTGGAAATTCCGTGCTGTTGGTCAGGGTTATGCAGGTGGTTTGGGTTCTGTTTGTGCTCAATACGGTATTAATGCCTCTTGA
- a CDS encoding HAD family hydrolase — protein sequence MQPQFENAKNTVKTLSVFDFDGTLTYHDSFIPFLKFAFGKRKFSRRLIKMVLPTLRCFRRKLTRDELKEVLIKTFLTNIDEQWLKEKAEEFCELYWTKLMRPTGLFAVAEEVNSNAEVTICSASPAMVLQPFAKRLGIKLIGTTLEVVDGKLTGKIIGNNCRCGEKIKRLEAVYGDLTQYHLRAWGDSRGDHELLFAAQDPHWRHFHTGRRKSKNSPIKVTVKKES from the coding sequence ATGCAACCCCAATTTGAAAACGCGAAAAACACCGTAAAAACGTTATCAGTGTTTGATTTTGATGGCACGCTAACCTATCACGACAGTTTTATTCCTTTTCTAAAATTCGCCTTTGGTAAACGTAAATTCTCACGCCGTTTAATTAAAATGGTATTACCGACATTACGTTGCTTTAGACGCAAGCTCACTCGTGATGAACTAAAAGAAGTGCTTATCAAAACCTTTCTAACCAATATTGATGAACAATGGTTAAAAGAAAAAGCAGAAGAATTTTGCGAACTTTATTGGACCAAATTGATGCGCCCTACTGGCTTATTCGCTGTTGCAGAAGAAGTGAATAGCAATGCTGAAGTGACGATTTGCTCGGCATCACCTGCTATGGTATTACAACCTTTTGCCAAGCGCTTAGGCATTAAACTGATAGGAACAACACTTGAAGTTGTTGATGGAAAGTTGACTGGTAAAATTATTGGTAATAACTGTCGTTGTGGTGAAAAAATAAAACGATTAGAAGCAGTATATGGGGACTTAACACAATACCATTTAAGGGCTTGGGGAGATTCTCGTGGTGATCATGAATTGCTGTTTGCAGCGCAAGATCCTCATTGGCGTCACTTTCATACCGGTCGTCGTAAATCTAAAAATTCACCAATTAAAGTGACCGTAAAAAAAGAGTCTTAA
- a CDS encoding cysteine protease StiP family protein yields the protein MMDHKPFSGSYVSGDVDFLLQPVNIEMTPVELKEELIQSGKLHYSDMLSQEPEPTTWHLDLFEKALETGATRLATEVIMLAKSLIERFGDTPIILTSLVRAGVPLGVMLQQTLRKMGKNSYHYGISIIRDRGIDSEALSWIEQRHGTEGIVFVDGWTGKGAITGELIRSLSGRKGYPPQPRLVVLADPCGCAWLSASDEDWLIPFGIMGAPVSGLISRSIWTEKGFHGFVDCQHLKQYECSRYLVDTVGKVVDALIDNDIPLATFKEQQSDLKKLSENVVSSLANKYDISNINRIKPGIAEATRAVLRRVPDHVLVREITDPDVALLVYLAQEKNIAVIEAGQALGQYRAVTIIKKVK from the coding sequence ATGATGGATCATAAGCCATTTTCTGGCTCTTATGTATCAGGTGATGTCGATTTCCTACTTCAACCGGTGAATATAGAAATGACACCCGTTGAGTTAAAAGAAGAGCTGATACAGTCGGGTAAACTCCACTATTCTGACATGCTAAGCCAAGAGCCAGAGCCAACAACGTGGCATTTAGATCTCTTTGAAAAAGCACTGGAAACAGGTGCAACACGTTTAGCAACTGAAGTCATCATGTTGGCTAAATCACTGATTGAACGCTTTGGTGATACCCCAATAATCCTAACAAGCCTGGTTCGTGCAGGTGTTCCTTTAGGCGTCATGTTGCAACAAACATTGCGTAAAATGGGAAAAAACTCTTATCACTACGGTATTAGTATTATTCGAGATAGAGGTATTGATAGTGAAGCTCTTTCATGGATAGAACAACGCCATGGTACAGAAGGTATTGTTTTTGTTGATGGATGGACAGGAAAAGGCGCTATTACAGGTGAACTTATTCGTTCATTATCAGGACGAAAAGGTTATCCACCTCAACCTCGTCTTGTCGTCCTTGCTGATCCTTGTGGCTGTGCATGGTTAAGTGCCAGCGATGAAGATTGGCTTATCCCTTTTGGGATCATGGGTGCACCTGTTTCAGGATTAATTTCACGTTCAATTTGGACTGAAAAAGGCTTTCACGGTTTTGTGGATTGCCAACATTTAAAACAGTATGAATGCAGTCGTTACCTTGTTGATACTGTTGGAAAAGTCGTTGATGCATTAATTGATAACGATATTCCACTCGCCACATTTAAAGAACAACAATCAGACTTAAAAAAGCTGAGCGAAAACGTCGTTAGTTCACTTGCAAACAAATATGATATTTCAAATATCAATCGTATAAAACCCGGTATTGCTGAAGCCACACGCGCTGTTTTACGCCGTGTACCTGACCATGTTCTTGTAAGAGAAATAACCGATCCTGATGTTGCGTTACTGGTTTATCTTGCGCAGGAAAAAAATATTGCTGTTATTGAGGCAGGGCAAGCGCTTGGTCAATATCGTGCAGTGACTATCATTAAAAAGGTGAAATAA
- a CDS encoding HAD family hydrolase — protein MTKPVILTDLDDTLFQTRRKMVDELALEPYKTGALDRSLEPRSFMTQEQAMLVDWMLEHADLIPVTARGTEEISRVTIAFHSWAITTHGAVILTPEGNADTQWQNHIIQSLSPYTQRLLTLQQSITQLMAQRNIDGWARINYEYGDLPIYLVMKHNDSTRLDELYAIGDEIEKTFSTDGFYIHRNSNNIAWLPEPIEKGKAVTYLLNKLKAERGVFPVIGLGDSLSDHRFMKLCSWYGLPRQSQFADAINTKIFGE, from the coding sequence ATGACTAAGCCTGTTATTTTAACTGATCTCGACGACACCTTATTTCAAACGCGCCGTAAAATGGTCGATGAGTTAGCGCTAGAACCCTATAAAACCGGTGCGCTCGACAGAAGCTTAGAACCCCGTAGCTTTATGACTCAAGAGCAAGCCATGCTTGTCGATTGGATGTTAGAGCACGCAGATTTAATTCCAGTTACTGCGCGCGGAACGGAAGAAATAAGCAGAGTCACCATTGCGTTTCATTCTTGGGCGATCACCACACATGGTGCGGTGATCTTAACGCCTGAAGGTAATGCAGATACACAATGGCAAAACCATATCATTCAAAGCTTATCGCCTTATACACAGCGTTTGCTGACGCTACAACAATCAATTACACAATTGATGGCACAGAGAAATATTGATGGTTGGGCACGTATTAATTATGAATATGGTGATTTGCCTATTTATTTAGTCATGAAGCATAACGATAGCACTCGCTTAGACGAGCTATACGCCATAGGTGATGAAATAGAAAAAACATTTTCAACCGACGGTTTTTATATTCATCGCAACAGCAACAATATTGCTTGGTTACCCGAGCCTATCGAAAAAGGCAAAGCTGTCACCTATTTGCTCAATAAATTAAAAGCTGAGCGAGGTGTTTTCCCTGTGATTGGACTTGGTGACAGCCTTAGTGATCATCGCTTTATGAAATTATGCAGTTGGTATGGGCTTCCTCGCCAAAGCCAATTTGCAGATGCGATTAACACAAAAATTTTTGGAGAATAA